Proteins co-encoded in one Stutzerimonas stutzeri genomic window:
- a CDS encoding LysR family transcriptional regulator: MLRTDDLQVFVLTAELGSLSAAARRLELSPAVASAALKRLEAGLGCRLLVRSTRSLRLTGEGEQYLPHARSALQSLLDGQRLLAGGKAAISGPLQLSAPSDFGRNVLLPWLDEFQLQHPLLSLRLLLADRNADLFRQPVDFALRYGQPEDSSLVALPVAPGNRRVLCASPAYLAAHGAPRSLAELAGHNCLRFMLAGRVHERWCFYEGRRELAQLVSGDRVSDDADVVRRWALAGRGVVYKSWLDVAHDVQAGRLRVLLPDMLGEAAPLNLICAHRAHLGETLRLLREHLSERCRALLEPAPFTSR, encoded by the coding sequence ATGCTGCGCACCGATGACTTGCAGGTCTTCGTTCTGACTGCCGAATTGGGCAGCCTGTCCGCCGCCGCCCGGCGCTTGGAGCTGTCGCCCGCGGTGGCTAGCGCCGCGCTCAAGCGGCTGGAGGCAGGCCTGGGCTGTCGGCTGTTGGTGCGTTCGACGCGTAGCCTGCGGTTGACTGGCGAGGGCGAGCAATACCTGCCGCATGCGCGGTCGGCCCTGCAAAGCCTGCTGGATGGTCAGCGATTGCTCGCCGGTGGCAAAGCGGCCATCAGCGGCCCGCTCCAGCTGTCCGCGCCGTCGGACTTCGGTCGCAACGTGCTGCTGCCCTGGCTCGACGAGTTCCAGCTGCAGCATCCGCTCTTGAGCCTGCGGCTGCTGCTGGCCGACCGCAACGCCGATCTCTTTCGGCAGCCGGTGGACTTCGCTTTGCGCTACGGCCAACCGGAAGATTCCAGCTTGGTGGCGCTGCCGGTGGCACCGGGCAATCGACGGGTACTCTGCGCATCGCCTGCCTATCTGGCCGCCCATGGCGCGCCGCGCAGCCTGGCCGAGCTCGCCGGGCACAACTGTCTGCGCTTCATGCTGGCCGGGCGGGTGCACGAGCGCTGGTGTTTCTACGAGGGGCGTCGCGAACTGGCGCAGCTGGTGAGCGGTGATCGCGTCAGCGATGACGCCGATGTGGTGCGTCGCTGGGCATTGGCGGGGCGGGGTGTGGTGTACAAGTCCTGGCTGGACGTCGCGCACGATGTGCAGGCGGGGCGGTTGCGCGTGCTGCTGCCCGACATGCTGGGCGAGGCGGCGCCGTTGAACCTGATCTGCGCGCATCGGGCGCATCTGGGTGAAACGCTGCGGTTGTTACGTGAGCACCTGAGCGAACGGTGCCGGGCGTTGCTCGAACCGGCCCCATTCACCTCGCGTTGA
- a CDS encoding adenosine deaminase, with amino-acid sequence MYDWLNALPKAELHLHLEGSLEPELLFRLAERNKIALPWDNVDALRSAYNFGNLQEFLDLYYAGADVLRTEQDFYDLTWAYLQKCEEQNVVHTEPFFDPQTHTDRGIPFEVAMRGISGALADGRELLGISSGLILSFLRHLPEEAAFKTLEQAMPFRDAFFAVGLDSSEMGHPPSKFERVFAKARAEGFLAVAHAGEEGPPDYIWQALDLLKVSRIDHGVRAAEDPRLIERLIEEQIPLTVCPLSNTKLCVFDDMSQHNILQMLEQGVKVTVNSDDPAYFGGYVTENFMALHESLGMTEDQARRLAQNSLDARLAQ; translated from the coding sequence ATGTACGACTGGCTCAACGCACTGCCTAAAGCCGAACTGCATCTGCACCTCGAAGGGTCCCTGGAACCCGAGCTGCTGTTCCGCCTGGCCGAACGCAACAAGATCGCCCTGCCCTGGGACAACGTCGATGCGCTGCGCAGCGCCTACAACTTCGGCAACCTGCAGGAATTTCTCGACCTCTATTACGCCGGCGCCGACGTGCTGCGCACCGAGCAGGATTTCTACGACCTGACCTGGGCCTACCTGCAGAAGTGCGAAGAGCAGAACGTGGTGCACACCGAACCCTTCTTCGATCCACAGACCCACACCGACCGCGGCATCCCGTTCGAAGTCGCCATGCGTGGCATCAGCGGCGCACTGGCTGACGGACGCGAATTGCTCGGTATCAGCAGCGGGTTGATCCTGAGCTTCCTCCGGCACCTGCCCGAAGAAGCAGCGTTCAAGACGCTGGAGCAAGCCATGCCGTTCCGCGACGCCTTCTTCGCCGTCGGCCTGGACAGCTCGGAGATGGGCCATCCGCCGAGCAAGTTCGAGCGCGTCTTCGCCAAGGCGCGTGCCGAAGGCTTCCTCGCCGTTGCCCATGCCGGGGAAGAAGGCCCGCCGGACTACATCTGGCAGGCGCTGGACCTGCTCAAGGTCAGCCGCATCGACCACGGCGTGCGCGCGGCTGAAGATCCCAGGCTGATCGAGCGGCTGATCGAGGAGCAGATCCCGCTCACCGTCTGCCCGCTGTCCAACACCAAGCTTTGCGTGTTCGACGACATGAGCCAGCACAACATCCTGCAGATGCTGGAACAAGGCGTGAAGGTCACGGTGAACTCGGACGATCCGGCCTACTTCGGCGGCTACGTGACCGAGAACTTCATGGCCCTGCACGAGAGCCTGGGCATGACCGAGGATCAGGCACGGCGACTGGCGCAGAACAGCCTGGACGCGCGCCTGGCCCAATGA
- a CDS encoding IMPACT family protein, translating into MPFTLASSCEYQETIRKSRFVTHAAPIATPEQAQAFIQSVSDSTATHNCWAWKIGQQYRFSDDGEPGGTAGRPMLTAIEGQDCDQVVVVVTRWFGGIQLGTGGLARAYGGSAAKCLQAGERLPLVARVRCHCHCRFAELALIKARLPEFDALIETETFDADGAELLLALPIEQQPALQRALADLSRGRIVLHADEA; encoded by the coding sequence ATGCCCTTTACGCTCGCCTCGTCTTGCGAATACCAGGAAACGATCCGCAAGAGCCGTTTCGTCACCCACGCCGCGCCGATCGCGACCCCGGAGCAGGCTCAGGCGTTTATCCAGTCGGTCAGCGACAGCACGGCGACGCACAATTGCTGGGCCTGGAAGATCGGCCAACAGTACCGTTTCAGCGATGACGGCGAGCCCGGTGGCACCGCCGGACGCCCCATGCTCACAGCCATCGAAGGCCAGGACTGCGACCAGGTCGTGGTGGTGGTGACCCGCTGGTTCGGCGGTATCCAGCTGGGCACCGGCGGCCTGGCGCGCGCTTACGGCGGCTCGGCCGCCAAGTGCCTGCAGGCTGGTGAGCGCCTGCCGCTGGTGGCGCGGGTTCGCTGCCACTGCCATTGCCGCTTCGCCGAGCTGGCGTTGATCAAGGCCCGCCTGCCCGAGTTCGACGCGCTCATCGAGACGGAAACCTTCGACGCGGACGGCGCCGAGCTGCTGCTGGCCCTGCCGATCGAACAACAACCCGCCCTGCAGCGTGCCCTTGCCGACCTCAGTCGCGGCCGTATCGTCCTGCACGCGGACGAGGCCTGA
- a CDS encoding four-helix bundle copper-binding protein produces the protein MLNAKYQSCIEACSNCAIGCETCAASCLREDDVKKMARCIELDRDCADLCALAAVLMARDSAQVQAICKLCAQACRECARECGQHQMDHCQVCAEACRQCAEACEKMAA, from the coding sequence ATGCTCAACGCCAAGTACCAGTCCTGCATCGAAGCCTGTTCCAACTGCGCCATCGGCTGCGAGACCTGCGCGGCGTCCTGCCTGCGCGAAGATGATGTGAAAAAAATGGCGCGCTGCATCGAGCTCGACCGCGATTGCGCGGACCTCTGCGCCCTGGCCGCCGTGCTGATGGCCCGCGACAGCGCCCAGGTTCAGGCGATCTGCAAGCTGTGCGCGCAAGCCTGCCGCGAGTGCGCCCGGGAATGCGGGCAGCATCAGATGGATCACTGCCAGGTGTGCGCCGAGGCTTGCCGCCAATGTGCCGAAGCGTGCGAAAAGATGGCGGCCTGA
- the zigA gene encoding zinc metallochaperone GTPase ZigA, translated as MNRLPVTVLSGFLGAGKSTLLNHILKNRDGRRVAVIVNDMSEINIDGAEVQRDVSLNRAEEKLVEMSNGCICCTLREDLLEEVAKLAREGRFDYLLIESTGISEPLPVAETFTFRDEQGQSLADLARLDTLVTVVDGVNFLRDFHEAESLASRGETLGDDDERSITDLLIEQVEFADVILISKIDLISSAERDELTAILGRLNAHAEILPMTMGRVPLETILDTGRFDFARAAEAPGWLKEMRGEHVPESEEYGIASMAYLARRPFHPQRFHSFLNREWRNGRLLRSKGYFWLASRPQEAGSWSQAGGLMRYAYAGRWWRFVPDAQWPADEESRAAIRSKWSDDSGDCRQELVFIGQHIDFDQLRAELDACLLSDVEWNLGPEHWLRMPDPFGSWQQEVA; from the coding sequence ATGAACCGCCTCCCTGTCACTGTGCTGTCCGGCTTTCTCGGTGCCGGCAAGAGCACCTTGCTCAACCACATCCTGAAGAACCGCGACGGTCGCCGCGTGGCGGTGATCGTCAACGACATGAGCGAAATCAACATCGACGGCGCCGAGGTGCAGCGCGACGTCAGCCTCAACCGCGCCGAAGAGAAGCTGGTGGAGATGAGCAACGGCTGCATCTGCTGCACGCTGCGCGAAGACCTGCTCGAGGAAGTGGCCAAGCTGGCCCGTGAAGGTCGCTTCGACTATCTGCTGATCGAGTCCACCGGTATCTCCGAGCCGCTGCCGGTGGCGGAAACCTTCACCTTTCGCGACGAGCAGGGCCAGAGCCTGGCGGACCTGGCCCGTCTGGACACCCTGGTCACCGTGGTCGATGGGGTGAACTTCCTGCGCGACTTCCACGAAGCCGAAAGCCTGGCCAGCCGTGGCGAGACCCTGGGGGACGACGACGAGCGCTCGATCACCGACCTGCTGATCGAACAGGTCGAATTCGCCGACGTCATCCTGATCAGCAAGATCGACCTGATCTCCAGTGCCGAGCGCGACGAGCTGACCGCCATCCTCGGCCGCCTGAACGCCCACGCCGAGATACTGCCCATGACCATGGGCCGAGTGCCGCTGGAGACGATCCTCGATACCGGACGGTTCGACTTCGCACGCGCGGCCGAGGCGCCGGGCTGGCTCAAGGAGATGCGCGGCGAGCATGTCCCCGAGTCCGAGGAATACGGCATTGCCTCGATGGCCTACCTGGCGCGGCGCCCATTCCATCCGCAGCGCTTTCACAGCTTTCTCAACCGCGAATGGCGCAACGGCCGTCTGCTGCGCTCCAAGGGTTACTTCTGGCTGGCCAGCCGCCCACAGGAAGCGGGCAGTTGGTCTCAGGCGGGCGGGCTGATGCGCTATGCCTACGCGGGACGCTGGTGGCGTTTCGTGCCCGATGCGCAATGGCCGGCAGACGAGGAATCGCGTGCGGCGATCCGCTCGAAATGGAGCGATGACAGCGGCGATTGCCGCCAGGAACTGGTCTTCATCGGCCAGCACATCGACTTCGACCAGCTACGGGCCGAACTCGATGCCTGCCTGCTCAGCGATGTCGAGTGGAACCTCGGCCCGGAACACTGGCTGCGAATGCCGGACCCGTTCGGCTCGTGGCAGCAGGAGGTTGCCTAG
- the dksA gene encoding RNA polymerase-binding protein DksA, producing the protein MTEAELLAQPADAYMNEAQQAFFRSLLLRQRTELQARIADEFQALREQEPSSDPSDIGTAEEQRHWQLRLLEREKKLLDKIDDSLDALARGEYGWCAETGEPIGLKRLLLRPTTTLCIEAKERQEQREKHQRTA; encoded by the coding sequence ATGACCGAAGCCGAACTCCTCGCCCAACCCGCCGATGCCTACATGAACGAGGCCCAACAAGCCTTTTTTCGCAGCTTGTTGCTACGCCAACGCACCGAACTGCAGGCGCGCATCGCCGATGAATTCCAGGCACTGCGCGAGCAGGAACCCAGCAGCGACCCGTCCGATATCGGCACCGCCGAAGAACAGCGCCATTGGCAGCTCCGCTTGTTGGAGCGGGAGAAGAAGCTGCTCGACAAGATCGACGACTCGCTCGATGCCCTGGCCCGTGGCGAGTACGGCTGGTGCGCCGAAACCGGCGAGCCCATCGGCCTGAAACGGTTGCTGCTACGGCCCACCACGACGCTGTGCATCGAAGCCAAAGAGCGCCAGGAACAGCGCGAAAAACACCAACGAACCGCCTGA
- a CDS encoding LysE family translocator, translating into MSLTTLLLFLPACFALNMAPGPNNLLSMTNAKRYGIRVACYAGIGRLIAFAGMITLAATGLASILYASEKLFFAIKLVGGLYLLWLAYQLWHAEPSGGDSGAVVHRRVLDLAQQEFLLAAGNPKAILIFTAFLPQFVDPSGDVGVQFLVLGVCFLILEWVAIAGYAYFGSALRHWFSRPSMRRVFNRVCAGLLAGAGVGLLLARKD; encoded by the coding sequence ATGAGCTTGACGACATTGCTGCTGTTTCTACCGGCATGCTTCGCGCTGAACATGGCGCCGGGGCCAAATAATCTGCTTTCGATGACCAATGCGAAGCGCTACGGCATTCGCGTGGCCTGCTATGCGGGTATCGGCCGGCTCATTGCGTTCGCCGGCATGATCACCCTTGCCGCGACGGGGCTCGCGTCGATTCTTTATGCATCGGAAAAGCTGTTCTTTGCGATCAAGCTGGTCGGCGGCCTTTATCTGCTATGGCTGGCCTATCAGCTATGGCACGCCGAGCCTTCGGGTGGCGACAGCGGCGCGGTGGTGCACAGGCGTGTTCTTGACCTTGCGCAGCAGGAGTTCTTGCTGGCCGCTGGCAATCCCAAAGCCATATTGATCTTCACGGCGTTCCTGCCTCAGTTCGTCGATCCTTCGGGTGACGTGGGTGTTCAGTTCCTCGTGCTTGGGGTTTGCTTTCTGATACTCGAATGGGTGGCCATCGCGGGCTACGCGTACTTCGGTAGCGCGCTGAGGCATTGGTTTTCCCGCCCGTCCATGCGGCGAGTCTTCAACAGGGTGTGTGCGGGGCTGCTCGCTGGCGCGGGGGTGGGGCTGCTCCTGGCGCGTAAAGACTGA
- a CDS encoding MFS transporter, which yields MPLLLRNPQVLRLFLAQALYWSCSMTGIILTSIVGLQLAPLAGLATLPLALLMLGGLLALQPIARLMQRHGRRLGFLAGALAGVAGGLICALSLRLDSFALFCLGALPIGAYQASAMYYRFAAMEAVSDTHRGRATAYVIGGGVVAALITPSLGAAARELVALPFAGPYLLIAVLAASGFFVLVGLPSARAPVSAPSAVALPWRELLARPTVRAAVLTTAAGHGLMILVMNATPLAMHGEGFDLQASGQVIQWHMLGMFLPAFIAGPLVDRLGSRLVACLGGGLLIASAVVALLGVSHAHFLISSCLLGIGWNLMLVAGTTQLGQGHTPQERAQAQGLMELSNGSVAALMSFASGALIAGAGWAAVNLGLLPIVTLVVLVQLGEVYRRRQRQMA from the coding sequence ATGCCTCTGCTCTTGCGCAACCCCCAGGTTTTGCGGTTATTCCTCGCCCAGGCGCTGTATTGGTCCTGCTCGATGACCGGCATCATCCTGACCTCGATCGTCGGCCTGCAACTGGCACCGCTCGCGGGCCTCGCCACCCTGCCGCTGGCGTTGCTGATGCTTGGCGGGCTGCTAGCGCTGCAACCGATCGCCCGGCTCATGCAGCGCCATGGCCGTCGGCTCGGGTTTCTCGCCGGTGCCCTGGCGGGTGTAGCGGGCGGGCTGATCTGCGCGCTTTCGCTCCGGCTCGACAGCTTTGCGCTGTTCTGCCTCGGTGCACTGCCCATCGGCGCCTACCAGGCCTCGGCGATGTACTACCGCTTCGCCGCCATGGAAGCGGTGAGCGACACCCACCGGGGCCGCGCCACCGCCTATGTCATCGGTGGCGGCGTGGTTGCCGCGCTGATCACCCCCTCGCTGGGCGCGGCGGCTCGCGAACTGGTCGCGCTCCCCTTCGCCGGCCCTTACCTGCTGATCGCCGTGCTCGCCGCATCGGGCTTTTTCGTGCTGGTCGGGCTACCGAGCGCCCGCGCCCCGGTATCCGCGCCGTCTGCTGTCGCGCTGCCCTGGCGTGAGCTGCTCGCCCGTCCGACGGTCAGGGCCGCTGTGCTGACGACGGCGGCCGGTCATGGGCTGATGATCCTGGTGATGAACGCCACTCCCCTGGCCATGCACGGCGAGGGCTTCGATCTGCAGGCCAGCGGGCAGGTTATTCAGTGGCACATGCTCGGCATGTTCTTGCCGGCCTTCATCGCCGGACCGCTGGTCGATCGTCTGGGCAGCCGCCTGGTGGCCTGCCTGGGCGGCGGCTTGCTGATCGCCAGCGCGGTCGTCGCCCTGCTCGGCGTCAGCCACGCGCATTTCCTGATCAGCAGCTGCCTGCTCGGCATCGGCTGGAACCTCATGCTGGTCGCCGGCACCACCCAGCTGGGCCAGGGCCACACGCCGCAGGAGCGCGCACAGGCGCAAGGACTGATGGAGCTGAGCAACGGCAGCGTGGCGGCCCTGATGTCCTTCGCGTCGGGCGCGCTTATCGCGGGCGCTGGCTGGGCGGCGGTGAACCTCGGGCTGCTGCCGATCGTGACACTGGTCGTGCTGGTGCAGTTGGGCGAGGTCTATCGGCGACGGCAGCGGCAGATGGCATAA
- a CDS encoding GlxA family transcriptional regulator: MDIRTIACLIYPDVMSLDVTGPMQVFASANVERQRQGWPAHYRLLLLGETPGPCATSAGLKLVADAAWADTDPAALDTLLVPGGQGVRAQQHNRPLLDWLREAEPRVRRLGSVCSGALILADAGLLDGRKATTHWADLQALADYPEVDVQGDSLHTFNPADPATAHLFSSAGVTAGIDLALALVEADLGRALALAVAQRLVMFLRRPGGQTQFSPMLAAPSGAVARLAALLEWIPGHLGEDLSIEALADQAHMTPRTLCRLFNQEVGMGPGRYIERLRLEAARNLLLGAEASITTVARLTGFGHPENLRRSFQKHLSVSPRDFSQRFG, translated from the coding sequence ATGGACATTCGCACCATTGCCTGCCTGATCTACCCGGACGTCATGAGCCTGGACGTTACCGGGCCGATGCAGGTCTTCGCCTCGGCCAATGTCGAACGGCAGCGGCAGGGCTGGCCGGCCCATTACCGTCTGCTGCTTCTTGGCGAGACGCCAGGGCCGTGCGCCACCTCTGCCGGGTTGAAGCTGGTCGCGGACGCAGCCTGGGCGGACACGGACCCGGCCGCGCTGGACACCCTGCTGGTGCCGGGTGGCCAAGGCGTCCGGGCGCAGCAGCACAACCGTCCGCTGCTCGACTGGTTGCGAGAGGCCGAACCGCGGGTACGGCGATTGGGTTCGGTGTGTTCCGGTGCGTTGATCCTGGCCGATGCGGGGCTGCTCGACGGGCGCAAGGCGACCACGCACTGGGCCGATCTGCAGGCACTGGCCGATTACCCGGAAGTGGATGTGCAGGGCGACAGCCTGCATACCTTCAACCCGGCGGACCCGGCCACCGCGCATCTGTTCAGCTCCGCTGGCGTCACGGCCGGCATCGATCTGGCGCTGGCGTTGGTCGAGGCGGATCTGGGCCGTGCGTTGGCGCTTGCCGTCGCGCAGCGGCTGGTGATGTTCCTGCGTCGTCCCGGCGGGCAGACGCAGTTCAGCCCGATGCTGGCCGCACCCAGCGGTGCCGTAGCCCGGCTCGCCGCGCTGCTTGAGTGGATCCCTGGCCATCTGGGTGAGGATCTGAGTATCGAAGCCTTGGCCGACCAGGCGCACATGACCCCACGCACGCTGTGCCGCCTGTTCAACCAGGAAGTGGGTATGGGCCCGGGGCGCTACATCGAACGCCTGCGCCTGGAGGCGGCGCGCAACCTGCTGCTCGGCGCCGAAGCGTCGATCACCACGGTGGCGCGGCTGACCGGCTTCGGCCATCCGGAAAACCTGCGCCGCAGCTTCCAGAAGCACCTCTCAGTCAGCCCTCGGGACTTCTCGCAGCGCTTCGGCTGA
- a CDS encoding helix-turn-helix transcriptional regulator, whose translation MSTNVLERLPCLEGFVARAPGPALAGYVQRFWWLEGDASRVYDEQMLHPDGGSGVIFNFADPLMFDGAAHRPGMLVAGPQLTSTRLQLSGQVKLMGVRFHPGMGAAFFGMSLDELCGFHDADGLRPGLSYLTEQLAYLTRDVQQALVERALLARLRDLQGYRSPVQLLLTRIAASQGRERLADLLREVPLGQRQLERLFRYQVGLTPKQYSRIQRVALVRHQLRAGEPLLDTAMACGYSDQAHFIRDFKAVVGMTPGQYRSRASAADQ comes from the coding sequence ATGTCCACGAACGTCCTTGAACGCCTGCCCTGCCTGGAGGGTTTCGTCGCCCGCGCGCCGGGCCCGGCGCTGGCTGGGTACGTGCAGCGATTCTGGTGGCTAGAAGGCGACGCCTCGCGCGTCTATGACGAGCAGATGCTGCACCCGGACGGCGGCAGCGGCGTCATTTTCAACTTTGCCGATCCGCTGATGTTCGATGGCGCCGCGCACCGGCCCGGGATGTTGGTAGCCGGTCCGCAGCTGACCAGCACGCGCCTGCAGCTCTCCGGTCAGGTCAAGCTCATGGGCGTGCGCTTTCACCCCGGCATGGGCGCCGCGTTTTTCGGCATGAGCCTGGATGAGCTTTGCGGCTTCCATGATGCCGACGGGCTCCGGCCAGGACTTTCATACCTGACGGAGCAGTTGGCCTATCTGACCCGGGACGTGCAGCAAGCGCTGGTCGAACGGGCGCTGCTTGCGCGCCTCAGAGATCTGCAAGGGTACCGCTCACCGGTACAGCTGCTGCTGACCCGGATCGCCGCCAGCCAGGGCCGCGAACGCCTGGCCGACCTGCTGCGCGAGGTTCCACTTGGCCAGCGGCAATTGGAGCGCCTGTTTCGCTATCAGGTCGGCCTCACGCCCAAACAATACAGCCGCATCCAGCGTGTGGCGCTGGTGCGCCACCAGCTTCGGGCGGGTGAGCCGCTGCTGGACACCGCGATGGCTTGTGGCTACAGCGATCAGGCGCACTTCATCCGCGACTTCAAGGCGGTCGTCGGCATGACGCCAGGGCAGTACCGATCGCGGGCAAGCGCGGCCGATCAATAG
- a CDS encoding carboxymuconolactone decarboxylase family protein, producing MRMNYQAAAPEAVKAMLGLETYLARQSRSEDGVDKPLMELVKIRVSQINHCAFCIDMHTKDARALGETEQRIYALSAWHETPFFSARERAALAWAEANTLLPQGVSQALFEEVREHFSEAQLTNLTLAIATINAWNRFGVSFAPVPGSYQPA from the coding sequence ATGCGCATGAACTACCAGGCCGCCGCCCCTGAAGCGGTCAAAGCCATGCTGGGACTGGAAACCTACCTGGCGCGTCAGAGCCGCAGCGAAGACGGCGTCGACAAGCCGCTCATGGAGCTGGTCAAGATTCGCGTGTCGCAGATCAACCACTGCGCGTTCTGCATCGACATGCACACCAAGGATGCCCGCGCCCTGGGCGAAACCGAGCAGCGCATCTATGCACTGAGCGCCTGGCACGAGACGCCGTTCTTCAGCGCTCGCGAGCGCGCCGCCCTGGCCTGGGCCGAGGCCAACACGCTGCTGCCGCAAGGCGTCTCGCAGGCGCTGTTCGAGGAGGTGCGCGAGCACTTTTCCGAGGCTCAGCTCACCAACCTGACACTCGCCATCGCGACCATCAATGCCTGGAATCGCTTCGGTGTCTCCTTTGCGCCAGTGCCGGGCAGTTACCAGCCGGCCTGA